One genomic segment of Pedobacter endophyticus includes these proteins:
- a CDS encoding RNA polymerase sigma factor: MEQKDKLFKQIFDSNSKKIFHLCYGYTGDADAANDLLQETFLKVWQNLDKFRNKSLISTWIYRIAVNTCLTYLRSEKRQAKDELTDNIIESKIEEVSEKNEQVALLYTCISKLEENDRLIITMVLDELPYHEIADISGISEGNLRVKIHRIKQKLTELYNQYASV; the protein is encoded by the coding sequence ATGGAGCAAAAAGACAAGTTATTTAAGCAAATCTTCGATTCGAATTCAAAAAAAATTTTCCATTTATGTTATGGCTATACCGGTGATGCCGATGCTGCGAACGATCTTTTGCAGGAAACTTTTTTAAAGGTTTGGCAAAACCTGGATAAGTTTAGGAACAAATCGCTGATCTCTACCTGGATTTATAGAATCGCCGTTAACACCTGCTTAACGTACTTGAGGTCGGAGAAAAGGCAGGCAAAAGACGAACTAACGGATAACATTATTGAAAGCAAAATAGAGGAAGTATCTGAAAAAAATGAACAGGTGGCCCTGCTTTATACTTGCATCTCAAAACTTGAGGAAAACGACCGCTTAATTATTACTATGGTATTGGATGAGCTACCCTATCATGAAATTGCTGATATATCGGGCATTAGTGAGGGCAATTTGAGGGTTAAAATTCATCGCATTAAACAAAAATTAACAGAACTATATAACCAGTATGCAAGCGTTTGA
- a CDS encoding DUF922 domain-containing protein — protein sequence MKKLIIVALLLITLPFSFGFKEGFNDPVRLDWETYFKGPADTQSPFFALTAMTWKYSYESTVYRNRVAIKLKNEVSIDKKRSWVKWDKIKNPQVSADLLHHEQGHVNIQYILLSEAERVLKNRNYSVRNYKAEISKLANEISDYFDTMQRNYDAETEHGSNHKMQARWDKIIQDKAEESRAATAADLQ from the coding sequence GTGAAAAAACTGATTATTGTTGCATTGCTTTTAATTACGCTACCTTTTAGCTTTGGTTTTAAAGAAGGTTTTAATGACCCTGTTCGGCTCGATTGGGAAACTTATTTTAAAGGCCCGGCTGATACGCAATCGCCTTTTTTTGCCTTAACGGCGATGACGTGGAAGTACAGTTACGAATCGACGGTTTATCGCAATCGCGTGGCCATTAAGCTTAAAAACGAGGTAAGTATCGACAAAAAACGTTCATGGGTGAAGTGGGACAAGATTAAAAATCCGCAGGTTAGTGCCGATTTGTTGCATCATGAGCAAGGCCATGTAAACATTCAGTATATTTTACTGTCGGAAGCTGAGCGGGTTTTAAAAAATAGAAACTATTCGGTAAGGAATTACAAAGCTGAGATTTCTAAACTCGCCAATGAAATAAGCGATTATTTTGATACGATGCAGCGTAATTATGACGCGGAAACGGAACACGGTTCGAATCATAAAATGCAGGCCCGCTGGGATAAAATTATTCAGGATAAGGCCGAAGAATCCAGAGCAGCTACGGCAGCCGATTTACAGTAA
- the rplU gene encoding 50S ribosomal protein L21, whose protein sequence is MYAIVNIAGQQFKVAKDQHLFVHRLQGDEGASIEFDNVLLVDNGGAITVGAPAVQGAKVSAKIVSHLKGDKVIVFHKKRRKGYKKKNGHRQFFTKIQISDITL, encoded by the coding sequence ATGTACGCAATAGTAAATATAGCAGGGCAGCAATTTAAAGTTGCTAAAGACCAGCACCTTTTTGTACACAGATTGCAAGGAGATGAAGGCGCTAGTATTGAATTTGATAATGTATTGTTGGTTGATAATGGTGGTGCTATCACTGTAGGAGCTCCTGCAGTTCAAGGCGCTAAAGTTTCGGCTAAGATCGTATCTCATTTAAAAGGTGATAAAGTAATCGTTTTCCACAAGAAACGTAGAAAAGGTTACAAAAAGAAAAACGGTCACCGCCAGTTCTTCACTAAGATTCAGATCTCTGACATCACGTTATAA
- a CDS encoding dicarboxylate/amino acid:cation symporter, with translation MKRNKPMLIAVISLVLLAILQNALGFFDVIGAGKEGNVLLALKDYIPMYALAFGGFLLYILPKKLSLLTFSLLLVGFLSFSAFLFLNAQFTWNISLSPSIDTAFFILRWVMLGFIVFYGFVKKTLTFWILVALLVGISIGHDFPFFGQSLQIFSQIFLKLIKVIIAPLLFATLVYGIAGHSDIKQVGRMGWKSLLYFEVVTTFALFIGLAAINISKAGVGIKQADAVVHDIPKVEPQTAKEVILHIFPDSIAKSMAGGDVLQIVIFSVLFGIALIMVPMAQRKPLISFTESLSETMFKFTNIVMYFAPIGVGAAMAYTVGHMGLGVLVNLFHLLITLYIALIVFLLVVLLPIALIVKLPIRRFIQAIAEPVSIAFATTSSEAALPRAMEAMVSIGVPRKIVAFVMPTGYSFNLDGTTLYLALASIFVAQAANIHLSFGHQLVIVFTLMLTSKGVAGVPRASLVILLGTAASFGLPTWPIFIILGIDELMDMARTSVNVIGNCLASVVVAKWEGEFDPNSVEAKEIEI, from the coding sequence ATGAAAAGAAACAAACCGATGTTAATTGCAGTAATCTCCCTAGTTCTGTTGGCTATTTTACAAAATGCACTCGGTTTTTTTGATGTTATAGGTGCCGGAAAAGAAGGTAACGTACTTTTGGCGCTTAAAGATTATATTCCTATGTATGCGCTGGCATTTGGAGGATTTCTTTTGTACATTTTGCCCAAAAAACTGAGCTTACTTACCTTCAGCTTGCTGTTGGTTGGGTTTTTGTCGTTTAGTGCTTTCTTGTTCTTAAACGCCCAGTTTACCTGGAATATTAGTCTCTCCCCATCAATAGATACCGCCTTTTTTATTTTAAGATGGGTCATGCTGGGCTTCATCGTTTTTTACGGATTTGTAAAAAAGACACTTACTTTTTGGATTCTCGTTGCATTGCTCGTAGGTATTTCAATAGGGCACGATTTTCCCTTTTTCGGACAAAGTTTACAGATATTCAGTCAAATTTTCTTAAAATTAATCAAGGTAATTATTGCCCCGTTGCTTTTTGCAACACTGGTTTACGGTATTGCCGGCCATTCAGATATTAAGCAGGTTGGGCGTATGGGGTGGAAGTCGTTATTATACTTCGAAGTGGTAACCACCTTTGCCTTATTTATCGGCCTCGCTGCAATTAATATTAGTAAGGCCGGAGTGGGCATTAAACAAGCCGACGCCGTTGTGCACGATATCCCGAAGGTAGAGCCGCAAACCGCAAAAGAAGTAATCCTGCATATTTTTCCTGATAGCATTGCCAAAAGTATGGCTGGCGGCGATGTACTGCAAATAGTAATATTCAGCGTACTATTTGGTATTGCGTTAATCATGGTGCCAATGGCCCAACGAAAACCGCTGATCAGCTTTACCGAAAGCTTATCGGAAACGATGTTTAAGTTTACCAACATCGTGATGTATTTTGCCCCGATTGGCGTAGGGGCCGCAATGGCCTATACAGTGGGGCACATGGGCCTTGGCGTACTCGTTAATCTCTTTCACCTGCTCATTACCTTATACATTGCACTCATTGTGTTCTTATTGGTGGTACTGTTGCCAATTGCGTTAATTGTTAAGCTTCCAATCAGAAGATTTATACAGGCCATTGCCGAGCCCGTATCCATCGCTTTTGCAACAACCAGTTCAGAAGCTGCCTTACCACGGGCTATGGAAGCTATGGTAAGCATAGGCGTACCGCGTAAAATAGTGGCCTTTGTAATGCCAACCGGCTATAGCTTTAATTTAGATGGAACTACGCTGTACCTGGCCCTGGCATCGATTTTTGTTGCGCAGGCAGCTAATATTCATTTAAGTTTTGGCCATCAACTGGTTATTGTATTCACGTTAATGTTAACGAGCAAGGGCGTGGCCGGCGTGCCGAGGGCCTCACTGGTTATTTTATTGGGTACTGCAGCATCATTTGGCCTGCCAACATGGCCAATATTTATCATTTTGGGCATAGATGAATTAATGGATATGGCCCGCACATCGGTAAATGTAATCGGAAACTGCTTAGCTTCGGTAGTAGTTGCCAAGTGGGAAGGTGAATTTGATCCAAACAGTGTTGAAGCAAAAGAAATAGAAATATGA
- a CDS encoding diacylglycerol kinase family protein, translating into MEENQKFSLIDRLRSFKYAFNGLKLFLLNDHNGRIHVVAAVIAIALSWWLHISRLEWVAILSVIAIVLAAEIINSSIEKLADVVSPSYHPQIKIVKDLAAAAVLIAAFLALAVGAIVFLPPILSVIR; encoded by the coding sequence ATGGAAGAGAATCAGAAATTTTCGCTAATTGATCGTTTAAGAAGCTTTAAATATGCTTTTAATGGGCTAAAGCTGTTTCTGCTCAACGATCATAACGGAAGAATCCATGTAGTAGCAGCGGTTATAGCAATTGCACTTTCTTGGTGGCTGCATATTTCTAGGCTAGAATGGGTAGCCATTTTATCAGTTATCGCAATCGTTCTCGCCGCAGAAATTATTAATTCGTCTATCGAAAAGCTTGCCGATGTTGTTTCGCCCAGTTACCACCCGCAAATTAAAATAGTAAAAGATTTGGCTGCAGCCGCCGTCCTAATTGCGGCATTTTTGGCTTTGGCAGTTGGCGCAATTGTGTTTTTGCCGCCGATACTATCCGTCATCCGATAG